The Cellulomonas sp. S1-8 genome has a window encoding:
- a CDS encoding glycoside hydrolase family 6 protein — MSLHGNRTAGRRWRAVATAATATALVAVPLTLSSTAATAAEAHVGNPYAGAKQYVNPTWAATVESAATRAGNATLAAQMRTVAKQPTAVWMDRISAIAGNADGNGLKFHLDEALKQKTGSTPLVFNLVIYNLPGRDCFALASNGELPATAAGLTRYKTEYIDPIVDLLSDPKYGDIRIAATIEPDSLPNLITNISEATCQASAPYYREGVKYALDELKTMSNVYTYIDAAHSGWLGWDTNAAPAAALFAEVAESTRLGYASVDGFVTNTANSTPLAEPFLPNPDLQVGGAPVRSSSYYEWNPDFGELAWTAHLHRLLVAEGFPSSTGMLIDTSRNGWGGPNRPTAASTSTTLNTYVDQSRIDKRTHRGAWCNPLGAGIGELPKATPAAASYLDAYVWIKPPGESDGASKEIPNDQGKSFDRMCDPTFVSPKLANTLTGATPDAPLAGQWFEAQFRTLVANAYPVIVADNGPTPTPTPTPTVTPTPTPTPTPTPTVTPTPTPTPTPTVTPTPTPTPTPTVTPTPTPTPTPTVTPTPTPTSNPGATCSVRYSASSWNTGFTASVRVTNTGSSSLNGWTLGFSFANGQRVTQGWSANWTQSGTAVTAANAAWNGSLSAGGSVDIGFNGSHSGTNTAPSSFTLNGATCTVG, encoded by the coding sequence GTGTCCCTACACGGCAATCGAACGGCCGGACGGCGCTGGCGCGCCGTCGCGACCGCCGCGACGGCAACGGCGCTCGTCGCAGTGCCGCTGACGCTCTCGAGCACGGCCGCGACCGCGGCCGAGGCTCACGTCGGCAACCCCTACGCAGGCGCCAAGCAGTACGTGAACCCCACGTGGGCAGCGACTGTTGAGAGCGCTGCCACACGTGCCGGCAACGCGACGCTGGCAGCCCAGATGCGCACGGTGGCGAAGCAGCCGACCGCGGTGTGGATGGACCGCATCAGCGCGATCGCGGGCAACGCCGACGGCAACGGCCTGAAGTTCCACCTCGACGAGGCGCTCAAGCAGAAGACCGGCAGCACGCCGCTCGTCTTCAACCTCGTCATCTACAACCTGCCCGGCCGCGACTGCTTCGCGCTCGCGTCGAACGGTGAGCTCCCTGCCACCGCCGCCGGCCTGACGCGGTACAAGACCGAGTACATCGACCCCATCGTCGACCTGCTCTCGGACCCCAAGTACGGGGACATCCGGATCGCGGCGACGATCGAGCCCGACTCGCTGCCGAACCTCATCACCAACATCTCCGAGGCGACCTGCCAGGCGTCGGCGCCGTACTACCGCGAGGGCGTCAAGTACGCGCTCGACGAGCTCAAGACGATGTCGAACGTCTACACGTACATCGACGCGGCCCACTCCGGCTGGCTCGGCTGGGACACCAACGCGGCCCCGGCCGCAGCGCTCTTCGCCGAGGTCGCCGAGAGCACGCGGCTCGGCTACGCGTCCGTCGACGGGTTCGTGACCAACACCGCGAACTCGACGCCGCTCGCCGAGCCGTTCCTGCCCAACCCCGACCTGCAGGTCGGCGGTGCGCCGGTCCGTTCGTCGTCGTACTACGAGTGGAACCCCGACTTCGGTGAGCTCGCGTGGACGGCGCACCTGCACCGTCTCCTCGTCGCCGAGGGCTTCCCGTCCAGCACGGGCATGCTCATCGACACGTCCCGCAACGGCTGGGGCGGCCCCAACCGTCCGACCGCGGCCTCGACGAGCACGACGCTCAACACCTACGTCGACCAGTCCCGCATCGACAAGCGCACCCACCGCGGCGCCTGGTGCAACCCGCTCGGCGCCGGCATCGGTGAGCTGCCGAAGGCCACTCCCGCGGCGGCCTCCTACCTCGACGCGTACGTCTGGATCAAGCCCCCGGGCGAGTCCGACGGTGCGTCGAAGGAGATCCCGAACGACCAGGGCAAGAGCTTCGACCGCATGTGCGACCCGACCTTCGTGTCGCCCAAGCTCGCCAACACGCTGACCGGCGCCACGCCGGACGCGCCGCTGGCCGGCCAGTGGTTCGAGGCCCAGTTCCGGACGCTCGTCGCCAACGCGTACCCGGTGATCGTGGCCGACAACGGCCCGACCCCGACCCCCACGCCGACGCCGACGGTCACCCCGACGCCGACGCCGACCCCCACCCCGACGCCGACGGTCACGCCGACCCCGACGCCGACCCCGACGCCGACGGTCACCCCCACCCCGACCCCGACGCCGACCCCGACGGTCACGCCGACGCCCACGCCGACGCCCACCCCGACCGTCACGCCCACCCCGACGCCCACGTCGAACCCCGGCGCCACCTGCTCCGTGCGCTACTCGGCGAGCAGCTGGAACACCGGCTTCACCGCGTCGGTGCGGGTCACCAACACCGGTTCGTCCTCCCTGAACGGCTGGACGCTGGGCTTCTCGTTCGCGAACGGCCAGCGGGTCACGCAGGGCTGGAGCGCCAACTGGACGCAGTCCGGCACCGCGGTGACGGCAGCGAACGCGGCCTGGAACGGGTCGCTGTCCGCCGGTGGTTCGGTGGACATCGGCTTCAACGGCTCGCACAGCGGCACCAACACCGCGCCGAGCTCCTTCACCCTGAACGGCGCCACCTGCACGGTGGGCTGA